Genomic DNA from Schistosoma haematobium chromosome 1, whole genome shotgun sequence:
GATATTTTACAAATCCTGGTTTATCAATACGTTTTTTGAAATGTTCCACTTGTTTAACAGGctttaaaaaaagtaataattcaACAAAAATCTAATGTTATCAAAACGAAATACTcttttaagatgaataaattaattcatttgaaaaggtcatttataataaaaaacttGTATTATCGCATGTTAGATTTCATGAGAAAAGCAAATGATTACTAGTAGTTGTTCATTTGGAATTAATAATactatggtgtatgctacttatgttgacatcaGAAGTGGAAGGTCTGGCAGCAAGTCGGGAAGATTGAGTTGAAGAGAATgggaacagagagtaattgttaCGGTAATGAAGGAACGATACAGTTTGATACAATTGATGGAGGATTtataaatgaagtattgaacgtatggttttcatatttgacCAAAGGATATTGCTTGTCCTTacatgtgttctcgttcattacaataaGATTCAGGAAATATATTTAATTCTGCATGACATTCATTAATTGTGATAAATACTAATCATTACAGTAAGTCAGTAGGCACTGGTTAGTGAGATTGGTAAGTATTTTACAAGAAAATCAACAAGGACAATTCACAAAAATTACTGTTAGCCACAAGTAAAATAATATGACTGTAAATTATTCTACAGTATTAAGTCATTTGCATAGTCAGttcatatatattaatataGACAGATCTATTTGTTTGGGTGATTTGACAGCAACAAGTACTAATGCGTACTAATGTTGACCATACAATATTTTCGGATAATCTACAAAAtccaaatatatttgaaatttttaGATAAATACAGCCAGTACTCTACTGGCAGGAAATTACTAACAGATATAGTGATGCATGAATCTCTGCCTGTACCTGGTTAATATGAGGATACAACTTATgatgttgttcatttttccttGGAATAAACTGTCTGAATAAACGATTCCGAGGAACGTTGATCTTTAATTCCACCATTTATCAATCAAAAATAGGCAAATCAACCTAGAAAGCAGAATTCACATTTGTATCCTATACAACATGTTTATAACTTGTTTGTACACTAGTAAGACATCAATTTTAATAGATTATTAACAGACAAACAAAATTAATTACCTTATCCTTTTCAATGCTGTCTGTTTCTATTTGATCAGTTTCAGTCAATATTTGTGGACTATCAGATTGTTTTCTGTAACGTATACATATAATAGCTATTGCAGTAATGGAATAAGCGATTAACGTCCCTAAGCTCATAAAATCGGCTAAACTATCCACACTGAAAATCAATGTTAGTAAGGCTGTTATAATTGTGACGAATGTTGTTGAAATGGTAGGTgtctaaaataaaaatataagacGAAAAGTTTAGTACTAAAATAGTATTTTGTCAATATATTTTTGAGTAAGTTAACCTTCACAGTCAGTCATATTTCTATTTAGCATTTTCTAAAAATGAGATTAACTTGTCAGTTAGgtgcatttttttaaaatttgagcAAGTATTCCTGAAATTAGATCAAAAGTTTTGGTTTTACGGAATGTAAAATAACCCAAAATGGTTACTTAAACATCATCATGAATACAATTTCAGATATTGACTTATTCTATTCTGATTCTTATTTACGGTAAGCTATAGTCCATCGGAAATATCAGGAATCAGATAACTGAAAAAAATAAGCGGAAGTATAGACTTTGTAATAAGGCTGGAAACCATATTTAAAACGCTATACGCATTTTCTACATATAAAAcgtgatttcaatcaattcatattattaCTTCTTTTGCTTTTTGCAGAAGCTCTCATAGGAATGCTTAAACGTCAAAATTAAGTGTTCATTAGTTGTAAATTTGCGTTTTCAACACACAATTCCATAGTGacaaagaagcttccatagtgttttCCTATTCACACAGCCAAACACTTTCTTATAGTCAAAGGAATTGGTgtgtagtgacgagttccattcaattgattgttcatcgatgatccgtggtgtcacgatttggtctgtgcactacccatccttacggaatccgatCTGTTGGTCTCAAAGATGGATGTCTATTCAGTCCTTCATCcgattcagcaacactctgttaaaaacGTTTCTTCTgtacttgaatctcagtgattgtctCACCTTCTTTGTACTTGAACGATTCCTccggtttactatatttccctaaCAGTTTCTTCatcgtgtcatatagttgtttcatatttccttcataTGTGGCTGTTTCCACTGTCATTGCTATGTGATAttttcatatccggtgttatcCATTCTGACGTTGGTGTTTAAATCTACCGTGAGTATGGTTAGTCGTTTCCTGACCACTTCACCATGATCGACTGCAGTCTCTCGTAAAACTGATATTCATCGTTGTCGTTTCTATCATTGATGGGTGCACAACATTGGATAGTATTCATTGTAATATCCTCCTTCTCTCTTTTCAATGATGCTTCGATGATTGTGGATCCATCAGATTGCTATCTTGTAATTGCTTTGCGTGtttgtttggatagcatcagagcaactctgTGAGTGtttggagcattttcctcttcacgATCAGAGCACTTCAGCATCTCTCTCGAATCGAATCTAATCTATTCTGTTCAGTTTGGCTTCAATGGATTGTACTGATTGTAAGTACCATGaagttgtatctcctcgttTCCGTAGCTTTTCGACTGGTCCTCCCTGACTCACACACTGTGcaagcattccatgtacccatACTAGTTGCAGCTGTGGTTGTTGAAGGAGTATCGTTCTGATGATTTTCGAAGAATCTCGGGTTtcaccatgaggtgtcataattcttctggaTGAAGATGCTTGAACTCGGAAGACATAGTTTAAatgtttttaattgtttttttctggCTAACGTTTTTTGGTAATGCTGTCTTCTACGGAATGGGGATGCTAACCTCTTGCCCGTCTCTCTCCGTCTACTCGGATTTCGGACTGCCAGTCGCCCTAAAAGAGCTATAGGTGGAGTTATTCATTTTATACGATGCCTATATGTTCTCGATTTAAGATCGTTATTTTAAACAGTAGGTGTTATTATACATTTTTCTGTCTTCAAATCactataaattaattattaaccCGTTTTATTCTCATTTTCGCTGTAAATATTGTAGTTACGTAAATGTAGCAATTTCTAATTTATGATGCGTTGAGATCCTGTATTCTGTATATATAATCATCCGAATTTTAGATTCAACCTAATAAACAATATATCGGTTGTCTTTAAGGCTTGGGGACTGAATTTCCACGTTGGTCAATAAGCGTCAACTTATCGGGTCACCGAGTCTCAGCATTTATATTATTGGTTCAAGTATGAAAGAGTAAGGTCGTATTAAGCACCACTAGAAACTGATAAAAATCAAACTGTTCTTCCACCCTAGTTTTGGACACTTAGAGAGAAAGTACTATATTGTGTTCTACTGGTTTTCGACGGTTTACCGGCTTGTGAATTTCAATGAAACAAATTATcgtcaaatatatatatcgataatatgaataataaaattactttaaaaGGTTGACAAAGATGAGAACAAATAGTCGGAATAAGACCATCTTGAGCCATAGCATAACTAATTCTTGGTGCAGCAACTAATGAAGTAATTAAACAGGCAATTAATCCAATTAATGATCCAACaccaacaaaataaaacattccAGTTCGTACATTTTCTGGTCCACCATTTAGCGTATTACCTTTTAACGCACTTAAAAATGAACTCTCGGTACTAATAAGAAACCAAGGGTAATACAAAGTTAGTGCTAGTGAAGATAGTGTGGTCAAAATTGCTACAATTATAACGGCTACAATATTTGCTCTAGGTAGACTGTAACTAGGATTTTTAGCTTCTTCTGCACACGTTGATATTGCATCAAAACCGATGaatacattaaaacaaattgCTGTACCACCTATTAAGCCTGGTATTCCAAATGGTAAAAAGTTTGGATTTGGCGATAATTTATCTACTGTAATATTAGGTGAAGTGATATATAAATATTCTGTTTTGCTGTATACAAACATATAGATTGATGTTACTGTTAATACACCAACATTTACAAAAATTGAAACTGCTGTCACTTTTGCACTGCCACGAACTCCACAACAAGATATAGCCGACAATATAATAATCAGCAATACACCGACAAAGTCATAATGTTCAGCTAATACACCACCTGGATGAGATAATCTGTAAAACAAAGTAAATAACCAAATAGCATTAGAGATAAGTCatcttaataaatatttataaatagcttaGCCAATTCGAAGGTACTTAAAGCTTTAGATTCAGCTATAAGTGCCGATTGACAGTTTCCGCATTTTTTTGAATCCTTAGTAAGATACTAATAAGGTCAATcgaaaaaaaataagaaattgtTTAACGGTTAAAGCACttgaattttaattaattagttgtaGACTTAAATTCTTTCTGGCCAAGGGAGGAATGACATTTGCTCTGTGAAGAAACGTAATATGCTGCACAGAATGTTTGAAAGCCCTGTTTCTATGTAAACTCTAAAGTTCATGTACGTCATACTCGCAGTAGCTCAGACGTTATTTAATCTCGTATAGAGATAGAAAGTATATTGCATGCATATCACATCTATTACATGAATCACCATTTGATTTACATGTTTGATTTGAGGATTGTATCTGCTACAGTTGTCTGAAGCAGATTTAAAAGTACAAACATGCAACTGTTAAAACGATCTTAACTTATATAAGTTTAGAAAATACTCCCTGTagataaaaaaaacatgaacaCAGTTGTTCACCAGTGAACTTTACATATATTTAAATAGATATATTATCTTTTGTTCCTAAAGTTACAACACACAAATACGAAAACGCTCCATATAAAATCGCTTCATTTTTACAGTTTATTTAACTAGATAACAATATTGTACTGAAACAGTTACCGAATTTAAGTAAGAACCATGCTAAACTATCTaatgaaataaacagaaaaGAAGACATTTTACTACGGCGATGAGACAAGGAAATAACCTTAGTCCCAAGAAAATAGTAAGATTATTTTAGCAGGGTGTTGGAACTTCTATCAAATGACATAACAGTTTAGAAACCTCAAGGTAAAGGTGATAGAACCAAGCATAATCGAAGGACAACCCACATATGCTTAGACTCGAGTGAAATCGAAGTCGATAATCACGCTAGAATTACATAgcagagtttcatactaggacgaaacggacatccagtgcttccaaattttcaatagtggtctaaaatTGATTGGTTCACATTCTCAATTATTCCACTTACTGAAAAGGTATTTTTTATGAGATTACTTTAATCGATGTGCAGTGAAAGTAGGTGTACTTACATCCTACCCAAGGAAGCTATTTGTTATATGTACATTATATGTTCAGTAAAGTTTCAGCAATAAAATCTACCAAAAGATATATACAGTGTAGTTTTTGATTCTTGATAATCCTGTTTTGATGAGCAGTAATGTGAGACAACTGTTTAGTGCTccatgattttttaaaaaataattgcCTTGCTAGAATTAGTCTGAGATGTATATTTTTCACAGAATTAatgttataattataattaacaaTCTAgggaaattttcaaataaattagatAAAGAGTATACCTACCTACCAACACTGTGTATTGTCCATTTACTTATATGATTGTCTGCAAGACTGTCAAGCATACTACTCCAACATCTTGCAACAAGTGATATACCTAGTATATACTCGAGTAGTATTGCCCATCCAGTTATAAAAGCAGGAAATTCACCCatgataaaatatatgtatgtatatgaagAACCAGCCTAAATAAGATGAACAAAGTGAAAAGTAACAAAAcgttaattaaaaaaagaatcaaTCAAAAATCATATTCATGAACTCCATTAttatataaagaaaaacaaacaatagtaatattaattacTAAATAACCTGCCATATACTATACAACTATATAATAATGTACAGCTTAcctattattatgaaaataatgataattcatgTAGAAACCCATATCAATGCTAAAGATTAGCTAACAACCTAAAATGTTTGCagtatataatgtatatatgaatattcTATATTTGATTTGTCATTAAAATTTCGTTGTAAAGACTAGAGTATAATAATGGGAGGGAAAAATTCATGTACCTTTACATATTGCAGTATTGTTCTTAGTTCGTTTCAACTCTCAACTAATTGAGAATTGATTTtccaatttttaaaatatattcaataataatcaattcgGGAAAAAAGTGTTAACACtcaataatgttgaatttcgaTTCAACTTTTCCTATCACTTTTCG
This window encodes:
- the SLC7A4_1 gene encoding Cationic amino acid transporter 4 (EggNog:ENOG41KOG1286~COG:E), which translates into the protein MSDTKHKKCECCEEYGNAVASGLFRKKEIGRDMKELLKTGLNRCLTTLDLIAYGLGSMLGGSIYVLTGAVMNRRTGPAVFLAYILAGCVALLNSLNYSELACRIPKAGSSYTYIYFIMGEFPAFITGWAILLEYILGISLVARCWSSMLDSLADNHISKWTIHSVGRLSHPGGVLAEHYDFVGVLLIIILSAISCCGVRGSAKVTAVSIFVNVGVLTVTSIYMFVYSKTEYLYITSPNITVDKLSPNPNFLPFGIPGLIGGTAICFNVFIGFDAISTCAEEAKNPSYSLPRANIVAVIIVAILTTLSSLALTLYYPWFLISTESSFLSALKGNTLNGGPENVRTGMFYFVGVGSLIGLIACLITSLVAAPRISYAMAQDGLIPTICSHLCQPFKTPTISTTFVTIITALLTLIFSVDSLADFMSLGTLIAYSITAIAIICIRYRKQSDSPQILTETDQIETDSIEKDKPVKQVEHFKKRIDKPGFVKYRYARCIPNCILKIFNSGSPGDTVVMIMATYIVLNGVLIMCLTIGAKHELWPIWRIVCVVFILALLISCIVLMSIFKQFGPPYKGLFQLPYVPFIPCATLTINVFLISELSWVTWIRFTIWIVIGLILYFGFGVMNTYRLSKDNESDNSQTYLHDPDDDKEFDKTYISTNKAT